From Camelina sativa cultivar DH55 chromosome 7, Cs, whole genome shotgun sequence, one genomic window encodes:
- the LOC109125430 gene encoding cytochrome P450 77A4-like, with product MDITNTRRITLTNSTKKHTSTTESELISSLRSSRDDGERFRIRGLIKRRRLSLILIHSLTLKSKVVKRRRLTKSSCLSARSFLTEVLIRRGRDAGYDVPVGINVEFYLPAINEDPKLWSDPKKFNPDRFISGKEDADITGVKMMPFGVGRRICPGLPLATVHVHLMLAKMVQEFEWSAYPPGSEINFAGKLEFTVVMKEPLRAMVKSRA from the exons ATGGACATAACTAATACAAGAAGA ATCACTTTGACCAACTCTACAAAAAAACATACCTCGACGACGGAGAGCGAGTTGATTTCATCGTTACGTTCATCGAGAGACGACGGAGAGCGATTCAGAATCCGGGGACTGATAAAACGGCGTCGTCTTTCTCTTATCTTGATACACTCTTTGACCTTAAAATCGAAGGTCGTAAAACGACGCCGTCTAACGAAGAGCTCGTGTCTCTCTGCTCGGAGTTTCTTAACGGAGGTGCTGATACGACGGGGACGAGACGCCGGTTACGATGTTCCCGTTGGGATTAACGTCGAGTTTTATCTCCCTGCTATTAATGAGGATCCGAAGCTTTGGTCTGATCCGAAGAAGTTTAACCCGGATCGGTTTATTTCGGGTAAGGAGGATGCGGACATAACCGGAGTTAAAATGATGCCGTTTGGTGTTGGCCGTCGGATCTGTCCGGGTTTACCGCTGGCGACCGTACACGTGCACTTGATGCTAGCGAAGATGGTTCAAGAGTTTGAGTGGAGCGCTTATCCGCCGGGAAGTGAAATTAATTTCGCCGGGAAATTGGAATTTACGGTGGTGATGAAGGAACCGTTGAGAGCCATGGTTAAGTCAAGAgcttaa